A genomic segment from Acyrthosiphon pisum isolate AL4f chromosome A3, pea_aphid_22Mar2018_4r6ur, whole genome shotgun sequence encodes:
- the LOC100168015 gene encoding ring canal kelch homolog isoform X2: MRLKLITTCKIYSKLLPMSVKEMDTIQALSCEKQVLISKECEPTNFRNNSARILEDLQSLRKNEVLCDIRFEADNGKIIIGHKNVLIAASPYFRAMFSNFYESNKDLVTIRELDSTISQLLVDYIYTGEIIITKENVQALLSSANVLQLDYVNDICAEFLQKQMDSSNCIGIKAFASAFADLHNCTKLLSSSEAYIKQKFLEVAKGEDFLSLSSEDLVKLISSNDLAVPFEEKVFECVMKWVKHDSEHRIDFLSKLMEHVRLPLLKPDILFNIFKEPLLSNSSKCNNYIIESFYFNHQKCVQPSTIPKMIRFKPRQFDGSQKVILMFNESDTSPKCYTEWYDPATKVRGNAPGINDCRDTAGFGVISDQYVFVVGGVNELSSKSVSMLDVSSQSPSWLPLIEMLVSRRLLGVGILNDCIYAVGGRDDTGLLNSVEVFDVSIQKWHMVSSMSIKRSSLGVGVFNNHLYAVANYIIYLFLICNTFIFYFVSWGCF; encoded by the exons ATgagattaaaattaatcacaacttgtaaaatatattcaaagctGTTACCTATGTCAGTAAAAGAAATGGATACCATTCAGGCTTTATCTTGTGAAAAGCAAGTTCTGATATCCAAAGAATGTGAACCaacaaattttagaaataactCTGCAAGAATACTAGAAGATTTACAATCTCTACGCAA aaatgaaGTTTTATGTGATATTAGATTTGAAGCAGataatggtaaaattattattggacataaaaatgtgttaatagcggctagtccatatttccgtgcaatgtttagtaatttttatgagAGCAACAAAGATCTTGTTACTATAAGAGAATTAGATTCCACCATTTCACAGCTGTtagtagattatatttatactggagAAATTATAATCACAAAAGAAAACGtacag GCATTGTTATCATCAGCAAATGTATTACAGTTAGATTATGTAAATGATATATGTGCtgagtttttacaaaaacaaatggaTTCATCAAATTGTATTGGTATCAAAGCATTTGCCTCGGCATTTGCTGACTTACATAACTGTACAAAATTGTTGTCGAGTTCTGAagcatatattaaacaaaaattttt AGAAGTAGCTAAAGGCGAAGATTTTCTATCTTTATCTTCTGAAGATTTGGTGAAGCTTATTTCCTCTAATGACCTTGCTGTTCCATTTGAAGAAAAA gtatttgaatGTGTTATGAAATGGGTAAAACATGATTCGGAACATAGAATAGATTTTTTGTCAAAGTTAATGGAACATGTACGTTTGCCATTATTAAagcctgatatattatttaatatatttaaagaaccTCTTCTAAGCAATAGTtctaaat gtaacaattatataatcgaatcattttattttaatcatcaaaAATGTGTTCAGCCTTCCACCATTCCAAAAATGATTAGGTTTAAACCTAGACAGTTTGATGGTTCTCAAAAA gttattttaatgtttaatgagTCTGATACATCACCAAAGTGTTATACAGAATGGTATGACCCAGCAACCAAGGTAAGAGGGAATGCACCAGGGATAAATGATTGTCGTGACACAGCTGGCTTTGGCGTAATAAGTGATCAATATGTGTTTGTTGTGGGAGGTGTAAATGAATTAAGTTCAAAATCTGTTAGTATGCTTGATGTATCTTCACAATCACCCTCTTGGTTGCCATTAATCGAAATGTTAGTTAGTCGAAGATTATTGGGAGTTGGAATATTGAATGATTGTATATATGCA gtTGGTGGACGTGACGACACCGGTTTGTTAAATAGCGTAGAGGTATTTGATGTCAGTATTCAAAAATGGCATATGGTTTCGAGTATGTCAATTAAGA
- the LOC100168015 gene encoding ring canal kelch homolog isoform X4: protein MRLKLITTCKIYSKLLPMSVKEMDTIQALSCEKQVLISKECEPTNFRNNSARILEDLQSLRKNEVLCDIRFEADNGKIIIGHKNVLIAASPYFRAMFSNFYESNKDLVTIRELDSTISQLLVDYIYTGEIIITKENVQALLSSANVLQLDYVNDICAEFLQKQMDSSNCIGIKAFASAFADLHNCTKLLSSSEAYIKQKFLEVAKGEDFLSLSSEDLVKLISSNDLAVPFEEKVFECVMKWVKHDSEHRIDFLSKLMEHVRLPLLKPDILFNIFKEPLLSNSSKCNNYIIESFYFNHQKCVQPSTIPKMIRFKPRQFDGSQKVILMFNESDTSPKCYTEWYDPATKVRGNAPGINDCRDTAGFGVISDQYVFVVGGVNELSSKSVSMLDVSSQSPSWLPLIEMLVSRRLLGVGILNDCIYAVGGRDDTGLLNSVEVFDVSIQKWHMVSSMSIKRSSLGVGVFNNHLYAE, encoded by the exons ATgagattaaaattaatcacaacttgtaaaatatattcaaagctGTTACCTATGTCAGTAAAAGAAATGGATACCATTCAGGCTTTATCTTGTGAAAAGCAAGTTCTGATATCCAAAGAATGTGAACCaacaaattttagaaataactCTGCAAGAATACTAGAAGATTTACAATCTCTACGCAA aaatgaaGTTTTATGTGATATTAGATTTGAAGCAGataatggtaaaattattattggacataaaaatgtgttaatagcggctagtccatatttccgtgcaatgtttagtaatttttatgagAGCAACAAAGATCTTGTTACTATAAGAGAATTAGATTCCACCATTTCACAGCTGTtagtagattatatttatactggagAAATTATAATCACAAAAGAAAACGtacag GCATTGTTATCATCAGCAAATGTATTACAGTTAGATTATGTAAATGATATATGTGCtgagtttttacaaaaacaaatggaTTCATCAAATTGTATTGGTATCAAAGCATTTGCCTCGGCATTTGCTGACTTACATAACTGTACAAAATTGTTGTCGAGTTCTGAagcatatattaaacaaaaattttt AGAAGTAGCTAAAGGCGAAGATTTTCTATCTTTATCTTCTGAAGATTTGGTGAAGCTTATTTCCTCTAATGACCTTGCTGTTCCATTTGAAGAAAAA gtatttgaatGTGTTATGAAATGGGTAAAACATGATTCGGAACATAGAATAGATTTTTTGTCAAAGTTAATGGAACATGTACGTTTGCCATTATTAAagcctgatatattatttaatatatttaaagaaccTCTTCTAAGCAATAGTtctaaat gtaacaattatataatcgaatcattttattttaatcatcaaaAATGTGTTCAGCCTTCCACCATTCCAAAAATGATTAGGTTTAAACCTAGACAGTTTGATGGTTCTCAAAAA gttattttaatgtttaatgagTCTGATACATCACCAAAGTGTTATACAGAATGGTATGACCCAGCAACCAAGGTAAGAGGGAATGCACCAGGGATAAATGATTGTCGTGACACAGCTGGCTTTGGCGTAATAAGTGATCAATATGTGTTTGTTGTGGGAGGTGTAAATGAATTAAGTTCAAAATCTGTTAGTATGCTTGATGTATCTTCACAATCACCCTCTTGGTTGCCATTAATCGAAATGTTAGTTAGTCGAAGATTATTGGGAGTTGGAATATTGAATGATTGTATATATGCA gtTGGTGGACGTGACGACACCGGTTTGTTAAATAGCGTAGAGGTATTTGATGTCAGTATTCAAAAATGGCATATGGTTTCGAGTATGTCAATTAAGA